The following proteins are encoded in a genomic region of Catellatospora sp. TT07R-123:
- a CDS encoding TetR/AcrR family transcriptional regulator, which produces MIRSDAVRNRTKVLEAAEAVLGEQGLSARMDEIARRAGVGVGTLYRHFATKEALYQAIVTARTDLLLAEAQRLISDAAPETALYVFFARIVADAGRKKPLTDALHTAGIDIKAAQTGQAAQMRAAIHRLLHDAQHAGAVRRDLDLPELLALLRAACLAAETGDYPEPVVERMLTVLFDGLGRVP; this is translated from the coding sequence ATGATCCGCTCGGACGCGGTCCGCAACCGCACGAAGGTGCTGGAGGCGGCAGAAGCGGTGCTCGGCGAGCAGGGGCTGTCGGCCCGCATGGACGAGATCGCGCGCCGGGCCGGGGTCGGCGTCGGCACGCTGTACCGCCATTTCGCCACCAAGGAGGCCCTCTACCAGGCCATCGTCACGGCCCGGACCGACCTGCTGCTGGCGGAGGCACAGCGGCTGATCTCGGATGCCGCGCCGGAGACCGCGCTCTACGTCTTCTTCGCGCGGATCGTCGCCGACGCCGGGCGCAAGAAGCCCCTCACCGACGCGCTGCACACCGCCGGGATCGACATCAAGGCCGCCCAGACCGGCCAGGCGGCGCAGATGCGGGCGGCGATACACCGGCTCCTGCACGACGCCCAGCATGCCGGCGCGGTGCGCCGGGACCTCGACCTGCCGGAACTGCTCGCCCTGCTGCGGGCCGCCTGCCTGGCCGCCGAGACCGGCGACTACCCCGAGCCGGTGGTCGAACGCATGCTCACCGTCCTGTTCGACGGCCTGGGCCGGGTTCCATGA
- a CDS encoding NUDIX domain-containing protein translates to MADSPRHHSIVDGQVVHRVRALLFTPAGRILAIRRTRPGVPVYWTLPGGGIEPEDPSLEAAAIREVFEETGGRPELHRLVHIDSFADQAHAIFTARIQTWDETARTGPEFADPTRGGYDLEELDPTDSRFVDGLVRPRATARWLAEHTAAGTDLFTLPDLRRSGQVKWAPRPPRIDELPTP, encoded by the coding sequence ATGGCTGACAGCCCGCGCCACCACAGCATCGTCGACGGGCAGGTCGTGCACCGGGTGCGGGCGCTGCTGTTCACTCCCGCCGGCCGGATCCTCGCGATCCGGCGCACCAGACCGGGCGTCCCGGTGTACTGGACCCTGCCCGGCGGCGGGATCGAACCCGAGGACCCCAGCCTGGAAGCGGCCGCGATCCGGGAGGTCTTCGAGGAGACCGGGGGCCGACCGGAGCTGCACCGGCTCGTCCACATCGACAGCTTCGCCGATCAGGCCCACGCCATCTTCACCGCCCGGATCCAGACCTGGGACGAGACGGCCCGCACCGGGCCGGAGTTCGCCGACCCGACCCGGGGCGGCTACGACCTGGAGGAGCTCGACCCGACCGACTCCCGGTTCGTCGACGGACTGGTCCGGCCGAGGGCCACCGCACGGTGGCTGGCCGAGCACACCGCCGCGGGCACCGACCTGTTCACCCTGCCCGACCTGCGTCGCAGCGGACAGGTGAAATGGGCGCCGCGCCCGCCGCGGATCGACGAGCTGCCGACGCCATGA
- a CDS encoding helix-turn-helix domain-containing protein, whose amino-acid sequence MSRHGQVGYEPGHVRPGFSADRIAGSAALAVASFGLSTGSGFPAHTHAEHQLTWAATGVLTVHADGRSWVLPSSLALWMPAGMPHAIVSATGGTMYGLYLPAATCPVDWAAPTVVAVDDLLRSLSVHLGRSDLTPQARARAEAVFYDVLRPVSVTTVAVPMPADDRALRVADALLADPADNRPLHAHARVAGASSRTLARLFRDETGLSFAEWRAQARLRAALALLAAGQPVTAVAGRVGFANASAFVAMFRQRTGTTPGAYFKAGQG is encoded by the coding sequence ATGTCGCGACACGGACAGGTCGGGTACGAGCCCGGCCACGTACGCCCCGGCTTCAGCGCCGACCGGATCGCGGGGTCCGCCGCGCTGGCGGTGGCCTCTTTCGGGCTGAGCACGGGCTCGGGCTTCCCCGCGCACACGCACGCCGAGCACCAGCTCACCTGGGCGGCCACCGGCGTGCTGACCGTCCACGCCGACGGCCGCAGCTGGGTGCTGCCGAGCAGCCTGGCCCTGTGGATGCCCGCCGGGATGCCGCACGCGATCGTGTCGGCCACCGGCGGCACCATGTACGGCCTGTACCTGCCCGCCGCGACCTGCCCCGTCGACTGGGCCGCCCCCACCGTCGTGGCGGTCGACGACCTGCTCCGCTCGCTGAGCGTCCACCTCGGCCGGTCCGACCTCACCCCGCAGGCGCGGGCCCGCGCCGAGGCCGTGTTCTACGACGTCCTGCGGCCGGTGTCGGTGACGACGGTGGCCGTGCCGATGCCCGCCGACGACCGCGCCCTGCGGGTGGCCGACGCGCTGCTGGCCGACCCCGCCGACAACCGTCCGCTGCACGCGCACGCCCGGGTGGCCGGGGCGAGTTCCCGTACGCTGGCCCGGTTGTTCCGCGACGAGACCGGGCTGAGCTTCGCCGAATGGCGCGCCCAGGCGCGGCTGCGGGCGGCGCTGGCACTGCTCGCCGCCGGCCAGCCGGTGACGGCCGTCGCGGGTCGGGTCGGGTTCGCCAACGCCAGCGCGTTCGTCGCCATGTTCCGCCAGCGCACGGGCACGACTCCGGGCGCCTACTTCAAGGCGGGCCAGGGCTGA
- a CDS encoding aldo/keto reductase, protein MTLGRSGLRVSQACLGTMNFGTDPSAPTPEAEARRIVGEFLDAGHNFIDTADTYRGGTSEEVTGRAIAHRRDDVVLATKGAAPQGAGPNQRGLSRIHLTRALEASLRRLNTDHIDLYQCHMPDAGTPVEETMATLDGFVRSGKVRYLGCSNFTAAGIVSAQWAAQRGGGTPFISLQANYSLIARAIEAEIVPTCQQLGLGVLAYSPLGGGLLAGRYQRGTDPEPGSRLAQWAAMPSPVARAYVTGLLADRHFDIAVEVAAIAAELGVSTPAVALAWLAGRPGLTSVILGPRSAEQLAANLAALASGLPEAVAARLQDATRFLAAPAVDGRHHAT, encoded by the coding sequence GTGACATTGGGCCGCTCCGGCCTGCGCGTCTCCCAGGCCTGCCTGGGCACCATGAACTTCGGCACCGACCCCTCGGCGCCGACGCCCGAAGCGGAGGCGCGCCGCATCGTGGGCGAGTTCCTGGACGCCGGGCACAACTTCATCGACACGGCGGACACCTACCGCGGCGGCACGAGCGAGGAGGTCACCGGTCGCGCCATCGCCCATCGCCGCGACGACGTCGTGCTGGCCACGAAGGGTGCCGCGCCGCAGGGGGCCGGGCCGAACCAGCGGGGCCTGTCCCGGATCCACCTGACCCGGGCGCTGGAGGCGAGCCTGCGGCGGCTGAACACCGATCACATCGACCTGTACCAGTGCCACATGCCCGACGCGGGCACCCCGGTCGAGGAGACCATGGCGACCCTCGACGGTTTCGTACGCTCCGGGAAAGTGCGCTACCTCGGCTGCTCCAACTTCACCGCAGCGGGAATCGTCAGTGCCCAGTGGGCGGCGCAGCGCGGCGGCGGGACGCCGTTCATCAGCCTCCAGGCCAACTACTCGCTCATCGCCCGCGCGATCGAGGCGGAGATCGTGCCCACCTGCCAGCAGCTCGGCCTGGGCGTGCTCGCCTACAGCCCGCTCGGCGGCGGCCTGCTGGCCGGGCGATACCAGCGCGGCACCGACCCGGAGCCCGGGTCGAGGCTGGCGCAGTGGGCGGCCATGCCCAGCCCGGTCGCCCGCGCCTACGTCACCGGCCTGCTCGCCGACCGCCACTTCGACATCGCCGTCGAAGTCGCAGCGATCGCCGCCGAGCTGGGCGTGTCCACCCCGGCGGTCGCTCTCGCCTGGCTCGCGGGCCGGCCCGGCCTCACCTCGGTGATCCTCGGCCCCCGCTCCGCCGAGCAACTCGCGGCGAACCTGGCCGCGCTGGCGTCCGGCCTGCCGGAGGCGGTCGCGGCCCGCTTGCAGGACGCGACCCGGTTCCTGGCCGCGCCGGCAGTCGACGGCCGGCACCACGCCACCTGA
- a CDS encoding class I SAM-dependent methyltransferase has translation MTDPYRTLGTGYATRRRPDPRVAAIIEQALGGARSVVNVGAGTGSYEPADRTVTAVEPSPVMIAQRPPGSAPVVQAVAEHLPFADGSFDAALAILTVHHWTDPARGLAELRRVSRRQVVLTWDHAVMSRFWLVTDYLPEIAEAEQDLPDCGFIGRELGRVRVAELPVPHDCTDGFLAAYWNRPHAYLDPAVRASISTLARLDPARVAEATSRLSADLASGRWQERHGRPDSAGTADVGYRLVSSH, from the coding sequence ATGACCGATCCTTACCGGACGCTGGGCACCGGCTACGCCACGCGCCGCCGCCCCGACCCGCGCGTGGCCGCGATCATCGAGCAGGCCCTGGGCGGGGCCCGAAGCGTGGTCAACGTCGGTGCGGGGACCGGCTCCTACGAACCGGCCGACCGGACCGTGACAGCGGTCGAGCCGTCACCGGTGATGATCGCGCAGCGGCCGCCGGGCAGCGCACCCGTGGTGCAGGCGGTGGCCGAGCACCTGCCGTTCGCCGACGGGAGCTTCGACGCCGCCCTGGCGATCCTGACCGTGCACCACTGGACCGATCCCGCCCGGGGGCTGGCCGAGCTGCGCCGCGTGTCGCGCCGCCAGGTGGTGCTGACCTGGGATCACGCGGTGATGTCGCGGTTCTGGCTGGTGACCGACTACCTGCCGGAGATCGCCGAAGCCGAGCAGGACCTGCCCGACTGCGGCTTCATCGGCCGCGAGCTGGGCCGGGTACGGGTGGCGGAGCTGCCGGTGCCGCACGACTGCACCGACGGCTTCCTGGCCGCCTACTGGAACCGGCCGCACGCCTACCTCGATCCGGCGGTACGCGCCTCGATCTCCACCCTGGCCAGGCTCGACCCGGCCCGCGTCGCCGAGGCGACGAGCCGGCTGAGCGCCGACCTCGCCAGCGGGCGCTGGCAGGAGCGCCACGGCCGGCCGGACTCCGCGGGCACCGCCGACGTCGGTTACCGGCTCGTGAGCTCGCACTGA
- a CDS encoding LysR family transcriptional regulator, with product MDLVQHLRYFVAVAEELHFGRAASRLHMSQPPLSQRIQRLERELGARLFDRSPREVTLTEAGRLLLPQARDVLARADAILDLASRIDSSEAAVLRAGLPPELEGTTVAALLGDFRARRPRTALDLRESATAGQQDDLARRRLDVGLLHLPFDPADLVIGPVVHRPLGVLVAAGGPLDLPDELLLSDLSGHDLVTFARTAAPARFDEILDTCARHGYHPPTVHQADGRSFTVGLVLAGTAVAFDPGTVPQQADVVWRPLAGQPLAERMAVVWPRERHHPEVGAFARTVVRVLGAAAAPPAGPVPHTRPASEFLATPYGAADGS from the coding sequence ATGGACCTCGTGCAGCATCTGCGATATTTCGTCGCAGTCGCCGAGGAACTGCACTTCGGCCGCGCGGCGAGCCGCCTGCACATGTCCCAGCCGCCGCTGTCGCAGCGCATCCAGCGGCTGGAACGGGAACTCGGGGCACGGCTGTTCGACCGCTCGCCGCGCGAGGTGACCCTCACCGAAGCCGGCCGGCTGCTCCTGCCGCAGGCCCGGGACGTGCTGGCCCGGGCGGACGCGATCCTCGACCTCGCCTCGCGGATCGACTCGTCGGAGGCGGCAGTGCTGCGGGCCGGGCTGCCGCCCGAACTGGAGGGCACGACCGTGGCGGCGCTGCTGGGCGACTTCCGGGCCCGCCGCCCCCGCACGGCACTGGACCTGCGCGAGAGTGCCACGGCCGGACAGCAGGACGACCTGGCCCGGCGCAGGCTGGACGTGGGCCTGCTGCACCTGCCGTTCGACCCCGCCGACCTGGTCATCGGCCCGGTCGTGCACCGGCCGCTGGGAGTGCTCGTGGCCGCCGGCGGCCCGCTGGACCTGCCCGACGAGCTGCTGCTGTCCGACCTGTCCGGCCACGACCTGGTGACGTTCGCCCGAACTGCCGCCCCGGCCCGCTTCGACGAGATCCTGGACACCTGTGCCCGGCACGGCTACCACCCGCCGACGGTGCACCAGGCCGACGGGCGCAGCTTCACCGTCGGCCTGGTGCTGGCCGGCACCGCGGTCGCGTTCGATCCGGGCACGGTGCCGCAGCAGGCCGACGTGGTGTGGCGGCCCCTGGCCGGGCAGCCGCTGGCCGAGCGGATGGCCGTCGTATGGCCGCGCGAGCGCCACCACCCCGAGGTCGGCGCGTTCGCGCGTACGGTCGTGCGCGTCCTCGGTGCCGCGGCCGCACCGCCCGCCGGGCCGGTCCCGCACACCCGGCCGGCGTCGGAGTTCCTCGCCACACCCTATGGAGCAGCCGATGGCTCATGA
- a CDS encoding class I SAM-dependent methyltransferase: protein MNRIHHRICQSADWFAKVEQQTLPWALDGLDLGSKVLEIGPGFGATTRVLARTVPDLTAVEIDVLLARRLREQHGDRVAVVHGDGTRLPFDDESFDSVVCFTMLHHVPSARLQDRLFGEAFRVLRGGGVFAGCDSRPTLRWRILHVGDIGVPVNPATLPGRLEAAGFAQASVATARTALKFQAAKP from the coding sequence ATGAACCGCATACATCATCGGATCTGCCAGTCCGCCGACTGGTTCGCCAAGGTCGAACAGCAGACCCTGCCGTGGGCACTCGACGGCCTGGACCTCGGCTCGAAGGTGCTCGAGATCGGGCCGGGGTTCGGGGCGACCACCAGGGTGCTGGCCCGGACCGTGCCCGACCTGACCGCGGTGGAGATCGACGTGCTGCTCGCGCGGCGGCTGCGCGAGCAGCACGGTGACCGGGTGGCGGTGGTCCACGGCGACGGGACCCGGCTGCCGTTCGACGACGAGAGCTTCGACAGCGTCGTGTGCTTCACGATGCTGCACCACGTGCCGTCGGCGCGATTGCAGGACAGGCTGTTCGGCGAGGCGTTCCGGGTGCTGCGCGGCGGCGGCGTCTTCGCGGGGTGCGACAGCCGGCCCACGCTGCGCTGGCGGATCCTGCACGTCGGCGACATCGGGGTGCCGGTGAACCCGGCCACCCTGCCGGGACGGCTGGAGGCGGCCGGGTTCGCGCAGGCGTCCGTCGCCACCGCCCGGACCGCCCTGAAGTTCCAAGCCGCCAAACCCTAG
- a CDS encoding serine hydrolase, which translates to MAHEDVREVIAAQFADAGVAGRMHAIDLASGREVGVGADAAVLMASVFKVPLVLALYRAADAGLVDPAEQITLTPGTRTAGPTGIGAMADPVTMSLRDLAHLAVSVSDNAAADALADRLGLDAVAAAVAAAGMAATRVVEVCRDVAARTVASLGTADPKQLARLLTDPVALSRLSTLDVAVSNRTTPRDCTVLLAGIWDDALASAGSCAAVRRLLSLQVWPHRLASGFPFDDVRVAGKTGTLPTVRNEIGVVEYPDGGRYAIAVFTRSASTALMLPRADAVIGTVARTAVEHLRRPRR; encoded by the coding sequence ATGGCTCATGAAGACGTCCGCGAGGTGATCGCCGCGCAGTTCGCCGACGCGGGCGTGGCCGGCCGGATGCACGCGATCGACCTGGCCAGCGGCCGCGAGGTCGGCGTCGGCGCCGACGCCGCCGTGCTCATGGCCAGCGTGTTCAAGGTCCCGCTGGTGCTGGCCCTGTACCGGGCGGCCGACGCCGGGCTGGTGGACCCGGCCGAGCAGATCACGCTGACCCCCGGTACGCGCACCGCCGGGCCCACCGGCATCGGCGCCATGGCCGACCCGGTCACCATGTCCCTGCGCGACCTGGCGCACCTGGCCGTCAGCGTCTCCGACAACGCCGCCGCCGACGCCCTCGCCGACCGGCTGGGCCTGGACGCCGTCGCCGCGGCGGTCGCGGCGGCGGGGATGGCGGCGACCCGGGTCGTGGAGGTATGCCGCGACGTCGCCGCCCGGACCGTCGCCTCGCTGGGCACGGCCGACCCGAAGCAGCTGGCACGACTGCTCACCGACCCGGTGGCGCTGTCACGGCTGTCCACCCTGGACGTCGCCGTGTCGAACCGGACGACGCCGCGCGACTGCACGGTGCTGCTGGCGGGGATCTGGGACGATGCGCTCGCCTCGGCGGGCTCCTGCGCCGCGGTGCGCCGCCTGCTGTCGCTTCAGGTCTGGCCGCACCGGCTGGCCTCGGGCTTCCCCTTCGACGACGTACGCGTGGCCGGTAAGACCGGCACCCTGCCGACGGTCCGCAACGAGATCGGGGTCGTGGAGTATCCCGACGGCGGCCGCTACGCGATCGCCGTGTTCACCCGCAGCGCGTCGACCGCGCTGATGCTGCCGCGCGCCGACGCGGTCATCGGTACGGTCGCCCGCACCGCCGTCGAGCACCTGCGCCGTCCGCGCAGATGA
- a CDS encoding MFS transporter, which produces MALGLLMVFMMVNFADKAVLGLAGGSVMAEFGLSNTGFGLLSSAFYLLFSLSAAAAGWLGDRLPSGSLLVGLAVTWSVAQLPMLLPTAGVAVLAACRIVLGAGEGPGIPLATHAAFSWYPRRARSLPATMIVAGGALGGVVGLPLLALAIDGWGWRITLGALGAAGLLWVLAWLRWGGTGPHRAAGPEAAAGLPYRRMLRTGTWLGSTASAFTVQWALALMTAWLPRYLGQQRGLGTAAIGVLAALPMAGSVVLALGGGAVSQWLLRRRVRGRLAQGLLGGVLAVAAGCGLLLVTRVDATPVLIAVLVVGFAAGNAQTPLNNAAIADVCPPGRSGLMLGSSYALAAVAALVAPTVTGRLIDLAPSPAAGFGTAFDVAGLLLVAGGLVAAVTVDPERDRARLDRAAGSGR; this is translated from the coding sequence ATGGCGCTTGGGCTGCTCATGGTCTTCATGATGGTCAACTTCGCGGACAAGGCGGTGCTCGGGCTCGCGGGCGGCTCGGTCATGGCCGAGTTCGGCCTGTCCAACACCGGGTTCGGCCTGCTGTCCAGTGCCTTCTATCTGCTGTTCAGCCTGTCGGCCGCGGCCGCCGGCTGGCTGGGCGACCGGCTGCCGTCCGGCAGCCTGCTGGTCGGGCTGGCCGTGACCTGGTCGGTGGCGCAGCTGCCCATGCTGCTGCCGACGGCCGGCGTCGCAGTGCTGGCGGCCTGCCGGATCGTGCTCGGGGCCGGTGAAGGGCCGGGTATCCCGCTGGCCACCCACGCCGCGTTCAGCTGGTATCCGCGCCGGGCGCGATCGCTGCCCGCCACCATGATCGTCGCCGGTGGCGCCCTCGGCGGCGTGGTGGGCCTGCCGCTGCTGGCCCTGGCGATCGACGGCTGGGGCTGGCGGATCACGCTGGGTGCGCTGGGCGCGGCGGGGCTGCTGTGGGTGCTGGCGTGGCTGCGCTGGGGCGGGACCGGGCCGCACCGGGCGGCAGGGCCGGAGGCGGCCGCCGGGCTGCCGTACCGCCGGATGTTGCGGACCGGCACCTGGCTGGGCAGCACCGCCTCGGCGTTCACCGTGCAATGGGCACTCGCGCTGATGACGGCCTGGCTGCCCCGGTACCTGGGCCAGCAGCGCGGCCTCGGCACGGCGGCGATCGGTGTCCTGGCGGCACTGCCGATGGCGGGTTCGGTCGTGCTGGCGCTGGGCGGGGGTGCCGTCTCGCAGTGGCTGCTGCGCCGGCGGGTGCGCGGTCGGCTGGCGCAGGGGCTGCTCGGCGGCGTCCTGGCCGTCGCCGCGGGCTGCGGGCTGCTCCTGGTCACCAGGGTCGACGCGACACCGGTGCTGATCGCGGTGCTGGTGGTCGGGTTCGCGGCGGGCAACGCGCAGACTCCGCTGAACAACGCCGCCATCGCCGACGTGTGCCCGCCGGGACGGTCGGGCCTGATGCTGGGGTCCTCCTACGCGCTGGCCGCGGTCGCGGCCCTGGTCGCGCCCACGGTGACCGGCCGTCTCATCGACCTCGCGCCGAGCCCGGCGGCGGGGTTCGGCACCGCGTTCGACGTGGCGGGACTGCTGCTGGTCGCGGGCGGGCTGGTGGCGGCCGTGACCGTCGATCCCGAGCGCGACCGCGCGCGCCTGGACCGCGCGGCAGGCAGCGGCCGCTGA
- a CDS encoding MBL fold metallo-hydrolase encodes MQRRALLRRAVLGGAAVGAAAAGLPAVAAPAAAAAPVRAGSGPAAGVSMRWLGVSGWEIAFDGRVLYFDPFLSRFDYRLPGGPLAVDPTVVDRLLATGRLAGPPELIMISHGHWDHLSDVPSLLARPDWAATTIRTVSTETHRHLMQAMGVSDARRKNNIVATGGEDLDFGDGAYRVQVIRSLHSQSLGYGFFAPGTRVAPPPAPTSINDLVEGGTLAYHVTIADRLKVLLFGGTNFVERELAGLRPDVVAVCMTDHSSLHRYLERLLTTLGGPRYVIPVHHDDMITGFDDPNLADTVNRAAVTQLKDAVRQLRLRTEVIEAEHLRPMLF; translated from the coding sequence ATGCAGCGCCGCGCGCTGCTGCGCCGTGCCGTCCTAGGTGGAGCCGCCGTCGGCGCCGCCGCCGCGGGCCTACCGGCGGTCGCGGCTCCGGCAGCCGCGGCGGCGCCGGTGCGGGCCGGGTCCGGACCCGCCGCAGGCGTCTCGATGCGCTGGCTGGGCGTGTCCGGCTGGGAGATCGCCTTCGACGGCCGGGTCCTGTACTTCGACCCGTTCCTCAGCCGCTTCGACTACCGCCTGCCCGGCGGGCCGCTGGCGGTGGACCCGACCGTCGTCGACCGCCTGCTGGCCACCGGCCGCCTGGCCGGACCGCCCGAGCTCATCATGATCAGCCACGGGCACTGGGACCACCTGTCCGACGTGCCGTCGCTGCTCGCCCGGCCCGACTGGGCGGCCACGACCATCCGCACCGTCAGCACCGAGACCCACCGCCACCTGATGCAGGCCATGGGCGTGTCCGACGCCCGCCGCAAGAACAACATCGTCGCCACCGGCGGCGAGGACCTCGACTTCGGCGACGGCGCCTACCGGGTACAGGTGATCCGCAGCCTGCACAGCCAGTCGCTGGGGTACGGCTTCTTCGCCCCCGGCACGCGGGTGGCGCCGCCTCCCGCGCCGACCAGCATCAACGACCTGGTCGAGGGCGGCACGCTGGCCTACCACGTCACCATCGCCGACCGGCTGAAGGTGCTGCTGTTCGGCGGCACCAACTTCGTCGAACGCGAGCTGGCCGGGCTGCGCCCGGACGTCGTCGCGGTATGCATGACCGACCACAGCTCGCTGCACCGGTACCTGGAGCGTCTGCTCACGACCCTGGGCGGTCCCCGCTATGTCATCCCGGTGCACCACGACGACATGATCACGGGGTTCGACGACCCGAACCTGGCGGACACGGTGAACCGGGCGGCGGTCACGCAGCTGAAGGACGCCGTGCGCCAGCTGAGACTGCGGACCGAGGTGATCGAGGCCGAGCATCTGCGGCCGATGCTGTTCTGA